The Thiorhodovibrio litoralis genome includes a window with the following:
- a CDS encoding LysR substrate-binding domain-containing protein: MNLRDLSYIVAVAETRHFGRAAERCFVSQPTLSGQVKKLEEELGVTIFERSNRSVDITAVGEDILRHARRLLEQSDAIEQVARAAQDPLAGPLRVGAIPTLSPYLMPQLLAPLRQQYPQLKLILREEVTDALLLRLRRHELDALLLATPAEDADLDQIPLFDEPFWLAHPPGHPLAAKPKITDADLEAADLLLLAEGHCLSQQVMHVCRLAERPHTSAAADLSAASLETLRHLVRAGFGCTLVPALALDSGWRDTPGISVRPLSLPDARRHISLVHRRSFPRTAALQALARVVREVLPDLAPPAGTPASPITAQAAPPLNPPGTPPATSPVTPSATPAAAPRC; this comes from the coding sequence ATGAATTTGCGGGATCTCTCTTACATCGTCGCCGTCGCAGAAACGCGGCACTTCGGCCGCGCGGCCGAGCGCTGCTTTGTCAGCCAACCCACCCTGAGCGGTCAAGTTAAAAAGCTTGAGGAAGAACTCGGCGTGACCATCTTTGAGCGCAGCAACCGCTCGGTCGACATCACCGCCGTGGGCGAGGATATTCTGCGCCACGCGCGCCGGCTGCTGGAGCAATCCGACGCCATTGAGCAGGTCGCGCGCGCCGCACAGGACCCACTCGCCGGGCCGCTGCGCGTCGGTGCCATCCCGACACTCAGCCCCTATCTGATGCCGCAGCTGCTCGCGCCCCTGCGCCAGCAGTATCCGCAGCTCAAACTCATCCTGCGCGAAGAGGTCACGGACGCTCTGCTACTGCGCCTGCGCCGGCATGAGCTTGACGCCCTGCTGCTCGCCACTCCGGCGGAGGATGCCGATCTCGACCAGATCCCGCTGTTTGACGAACCCTTCTGGCTCGCCCATCCGCCCGGGCATCCGCTGGCGGCCAAGCCCAAGATCACCGATGCCGACCTCGAGGCGGCCGACCTGCTGCTGCTGGCCGAGGGACACTGTTTAAGCCAGCAGGTCATGCATGTGTGCCGCCTGGCCGAGCGCCCGCACACCAGCGCGGCAGCCGATCTCAGCGCCGCCAGTCTCGAGACCCTGCGCCATCTGGTGCGCGCCGGCTTCGGCTGCACTCTGGTGCCCGCACTGGCGCTCGACAGCGGCTGGCGCGACACACCTGGCATCAGCGTGCGCCCCCTGTCGCTGCCGGATGCGCGGCGGCACATCTCGCTGGTGCATCGCCGGAGCTTTCCGCGCACCGCGGCGCTTCAGGCTCTGGCCCGGGTCGTGCGCGAGGTGCTGCCGGATTTGGCGCCGCCCGCGGGCACCCCTGCTAGCCCAATCACTGCGCAGGCTGCTCCGCCACTCAATCCTCCAGGCACTCCCCCAGCCACTTCGCCAGTGACTCCCTCGGCCACACCAGCGGCGGCGCCGAGGTGCTAG
- a CDS encoding Uma2 family endonuclease, which produces MSNLAELPYPTLEDYLAGEETSDVKHEYIAGEVFAMAGASEEHVTISLNMAAMLRAHARGSDCRVYIADMKLLVATAADENVFYPDVFVTCSPADAAERKLKREPTLIIEVLSESTEAYDRGAKFAHYRQLESLREYVLIDSRSRSIEVFRRRDQGWLLCPLAPETPLMLESLEFSCDQDAVYEDVIFN; this is translated from the coding sequence ATGTCGAATCTCGCCGAATTACCCTATCCGACGCTAGAAGACTATCTTGCGGGCGAAGAGACGTCCGATGTGAAACATGAATACATCGCCGGCGAGGTTTTCGCCATGGCGGGCGCGAGCGAGGAGCATGTCACCATCTCGCTGAACATGGCCGCGATGCTGCGCGCCCATGCCCGCGGCAGCGATTGCCGGGTCTATATCGCCGACATGAAGCTGCTGGTCGCCACCGCAGCCGACGAGAACGTTTTTTATCCCGATGTCTTCGTTACCTGCTCGCCGGCCGACGCGGCGGAGCGAAAGCTCAAGCGCGAACCGACCCTGATCATCGAAGTGCTGTCGGAGTCGACCGAGGCCTATGATCGTGGCGCTAAGTTCGCCCACTACCGCCAGTTAGAGTCGCTGCGAGAATATGTGCTGATCGATTCACGTTCCCGCTCGATCGAGGTATTCCGCCGTCGCGACCAGGGTTGGCTGCTGTGTCCGCTTGCCCCTGAAACACCCCTGATGCTCGAGTCCCTGGAGTTCTCCTGCGACCAAGACGCCGTCTATGAGGATGTGATCTTCAATTAA